The Mobula hypostoma chromosome 22, sMobHyp1.1, whole genome shotgun sequence genome includes a region encoding these proteins:
- the birc5a gene encoding baculoviral IAP repeat-containing protein 5a, whose product MELYLIEHRKYYSFEERLGTFKNWPFVTDCACTPENMAAAGFIHTPSENGPDIAQCFFCYKELEGWEPEDEPLVEHQNHSSKCAFIALKKQFEHLTTEEFHKLDEQRVKNIMKKQISERIQSFEQEAKVTKTAIEDLVTNSR is encoded by the exons CGAGGAGCGGCTGGGCACCTTCAAGAACTGGCCCTTCGTCACCGACTGTGCGTGTACGCCCGAGAAT ATGGCTGCAGCAGGATTTATTCACACCCCAAGCGAGAATGGTCCTGACATTGCTCAATGCTTCTTTTGTTACAAAGAACTGGAAGGCTGGGAACCTGAAGATGAACCTTT AGTTGAACATCAAAATCACTCATCGAAGTGTGCTTTTATTGCACTGAAGAAGCAGTTTGAGCATCTAACAACTGAAGAGTTCCACAAGCTGGACGAGCAAAGAGTAAAGAACATCATG AAGAAACAAATCTCTGAAAGGATTCAATCATTTGAACAAGAGGCAAAAGTTACAAAAACTGCAATCGAAGATCTTGTTACAAACAGCAGATAG